DNA sequence from the Solirubrobacterales bacterium genome:
CGGTCGCCGACGCCGGCGATGTGACCCTCGTATGCCATCACCCCGACCAGGCGGGTGCCGGGCCGTCCCTCGATCTCGGCCGCCGTCTGACGGGCCTGCTCCGGCGTTCGCACCGGCGAGCGCTTCGGTCCGATCCGCACCAGCTTGCCCCCGAGCGGCCACCAGCCGACGTCCACATCCAGGCAGACCCGAAGCTCGGCGCGGCCACCCCTGATCGCCGACTCGATCAGGTCGAGGTGAGCCGGGCTGTCGACCATCGGCACCGGCGCGCTGGCCGGCTCCGTGGCGGCCAGCTCGACCAGCTCCGTGAGTGCCTCTCGGTCTGCGGTCGGGTAGGCGACGACGATGTCCTCGAAGCCCTGCCGGGCGAGGAACAAGGCCTCGGGCAAGGTGAAGGAGAGGACGCCCGCAAAGCCGGAGTCGAATTCGAAGATGCGGCGCAGGACCGCCACCGAGCGCACCGACTTGGAGGCGACGCGGATCGGCTTGCCGGCGGCCTGGGCGAGCATGAACCGCGCGTTGGCGCGCAGAGCGTCGAGGTCGACGAAGGCGAACGGCGCAGCGATCGAATCGAAGATCGCCTCGTAGCGAGTGTGGAGCGCCTCCAGGTCGGCCGCCGGGGCCACGGCTGGAAGGCTGGTACGGGTTGCGCTCACCGCGGCGCGAGGGTATCGAGTGCAGGCGCTGAGCTTCGCGGGAGCGAGGCTAGAATCGGTGGCGGCCCCGGAGAGGTGGCCGAGTGGCTGAAGGCACTCGCCTGCTAAGCGAGTAGGGGGCGCAAGCTCTCTCGAGGGTTCGAATCCCTCCCTCTCCGCTACCCGACCAACACTCGAACCAGGAGGAAAATCAGATGGCATTGCAGCTTGGCGACACGGCACCGGATTTCGAGGCCGATTCGACTGAGGGCCCGATCCGCTTCCACGACTGGATCGGCGACTCGTGGGCCGTCCTGTTCTCGCACCCGAAGGACTTCACTCCGGTGTGCACGACCGAGCTCGGCTACATGGCGAAGATCAAGCCCGAGTTCGACAAGCGGAATGTGAAGATCATGGGTCTCTCGGTCGACACGACCAGTGACCACGAGGGGTGGGCGCGCGACATCGAGGAGACACAGGGCCAGGCGCCCAACTACCCGATCGTCGCCGACGGCGACTTCAGCGTCTCGAAGCTCTATGGGATGCTGCCCGCCGAGACCTCGGGGGACCCGGGCGAGCGCACCCCGGCCGACAACCAGACGGTCCGGAACGTGTTCGTCATCGGCCCCGACAAGAAGATCAAGCTGATCCTGGTCTATCCGATGACCACGGGCCGCAACTTCGATGAGGTGTTGCGCGTCATCGACTCCCTGCAGCTGACCGCCAACCACAAGGTCTCGACGCCGGTCAACTGGCAGCAGGGCGAGGACGTGATCATCGCCGGCTCGGTCTCAGACGACGCAGCGAAGGAGATCTGGCCCGACGGCTGGGAGTCGCCGAAGCCCTACATCCGGATCGTCCCCCAGCCGCGCTGAGCGGGGCAGGAGGACGGGACTCAGGCCGGGTCTAGCGGTGGTTTGTCTATGAGCCGCGCCACGAAGGCGATCGGGGTGCTTGCGGTGGTGGCCCTGGTCGGGGAGGCGGTCGTGTTGGCCGTCCTGCTCCGCGGGGATTCCAACGGGAACAGCGCAGGCTCGAGCCCGCCCGTGGTGACCGTGGGGAAGGCGCCACGCCCCAAGCCGCCGGCCGCCCCGGCCGCGGCGGAGTCGCCACCTCACAAGCCGCCGCCCGCCCCAGAAGTGGCGAAGCGGCCGCAGCATGAGCCGCAGCTCTTGCTGTCCGATCGCAAGCACCCCATAGTCTGGCTGCGGCATGGCGCCCAGATCCAGATCCGCAGCGCTCCGGGCGGGAAGGTGGTCAAGACCGTGCGTTGGCGGACGCAGTTCGATTCCAGGACGGTGCTGGCTGTGTTTCGCCGCGTCGGTCAATGGGCGGGCGTCCCCACGCCGTTGGTGCCCAACGGCGACCTCGGCTGGGTGAAGCTCGACCCCTCGAAGCTGCGCTCCGGCTCGACGCCCTACGCGATCGACATCGACCTCTCGAGGCGAGCCGCCCAGCTTCGCCGCGGCGATCGGGTCTTGCGCTCGTTCACGGTCACCGTCGGAGCCCCGGGCACTGCCACCCCAACTGGGCACTTTGCGGTCACGGACACCTTCCGCGGCAATATCAACCCGGCCTACGGGTGCTGCGCGGTAGCGACTACGGCCCGGCAGCTCAGCCTGCCCTCTGGCTGGCTCGGAGGGGACCGGATCGCGATCCATGGCACCACCGGCCCGCTGGGCGTGGCGGCGTCGCATGGTTGTGTGCGGGCCACCGACCAGGACGTCAACGCGCTCGTCAACACGGTCCAGCCCGGAGCGCCGGTGATCATCCGCCAGTAGCGACCTACAATCCTCGTCCGGGGCACCACCCCCGCCCGCGCCCGTAGCTCAGTTGGATAGAGCGTCGGTCTACGAAACCGAAGGTCACAGGTTCGAATCCTGTCGGGCGCGTTCAGCTTCGCCAGGATCGAACCTGTGACATCGCTCGCCTTCCAGGCTCGCTGAGGTTCGAATCCTGTCGGGCGCGTTCGCTGCATTCAAGCCAAATGCGGGCAGATCAAGCCGATCAGGACAGGACGGCCGATGGGACTTGGCAGGACATCAAGTCACCAGCGTGATACCAGCATGTCCGGCCGTGCCGCCTCGTATGGGAAGCCGTAGCGCGCGAGCTAGCGCTGCTGCTTCTCGGGCCGCGGGCCGTAGCTCCGCCGCCGGCCGCCAGCTCGGCCGTCGGGCTTCTCACCGTGCCCAGAGCTCTGGGATATGGCGCTCCAGGTGGACGGCGATCGTCTCGCGAACCCAGCGCTGCGTCTCGGCGTCGGCGATCCGGTAGCGGCCCAGCAGTATCGCCTGCTCCGTCAGTGGCCGCCCGGCGATCTCCCAGCGGACGGCGAGCCGCTCGAAGAGCATCTCG
Encoded proteins:
- a CDS encoding amino acid deaminase/aldolase, whose protein sequence is MSATRTSLPAVAPAADLEALHTRYEAIFDSIAAPFAFVDLDALRANARFMLAQAAGKPIRVASKSVRSVAVLRRIFEFDSGFAGVLSFTLPEALFLARQGFEDIVVAYPTADREALTELVELAATEPASAPVPMVDSPAHLDLIESAIRGGRAELRVCLDVDVGWWPLGGKLVRIGPKRSPVRTPEQARQTAAEIEGRPGTRLVGVMAYEGHIAGVGDRIPGRPLRSTLIRLMQTASERDIRGRLPLMVDAVREQASLEFVNGGGTGSLARTAAAGVVTELTAGSGFYDPVLFDHYRSLTLTPAAYFVLPIVRRPAPGVVTALGGGYIASGVASRERLPEPYLPQGLQLDQQEGAGEVQTPLLGIAARRLRVGDRVYMRHAKAGELCERFNWLYLVEGDRIVDQVPTYRGDGKAFL
- a CDS encoding peroxiredoxin → MALQLGDTAPDFEADSTEGPIRFHDWIGDSWAVLFSHPKDFTPVCTTELGYMAKIKPEFDKRNVKIMGLSVDTTSDHEGWARDIEETQGQAPNYPIVADGDFSVSKLYGMLPAETSGDPGERTPADNQTVRNVFVIGPDKKIKLILVYPMTTGRNFDEVLRVIDSLQLTANHKVSTPVNWQQGEDVIIAGSVSDDAAKEIWPDGWESPKPYIRIVPQPR
- a CDS encoding L,D-transpeptidase; the encoded protein is MSRATKAIGVLAVVALVGEAVVLAVLLRGDSNGNSAGSSPPVVTVGKAPRPKPPAAPAAAESPPHKPPPAPEVAKRPQHEPQLLLSDRKHPIVWLRHGAQIQIRSAPGGKVVKTVRWRTQFDSRTVLAVFRRVGQWAGVPTPLVPNGDLGWVKLDPSKLRSGSTPYAIDIDLSRRAAQLRRGDRVLRSFTVTVGAPGTATPTGHFAVTDTFRGNINPAYGCCAVATTARQLSLPSGWLGGDRIAIHGTTGPLGVAASHGCVRATDQDVNALVNTVQPGAPVIIRQ